The Candidatus Neomarinimicrobiota bacterium DNA window TGGTAACGATGCCGACATTCAATCCCATATTGCGAGCGATACGGGTACCTTCCAGTAGCAGGGGATAGAACAAGAACGGTTCGCCCCCTTCGAAATATACCTTCTCGATACTTCCAATAATCGGTATCTCCGCGAAGACATTCCGGAGCTGCTTGATAGTGAAGGTCCCTTCCGAGTTCGGGCCGCAGTACAGGAAACAGTGGTCACATTCATAATTGCAGGTATAGGTTAAAAGGAAATGTATTTCTGTCAACATAAGCTCTCGCTGAATGAGTTTTCGATGGGGGTTTATCGGGTGCGTTGCCAGTCGGTATCGGCCAGGTGATCCTCCATTTCCTTCATCAGGGACTTCAGGTTGCACCGCATCACGATCAGGTCCTGTTTTGAACCACCGCGGTCTCTAACATATTCACTCAGTATTACATCCTCGGAGAACCCCAGCCTTTTGAAGATCCCTCGAGCCGCGATCTGCGGTCCCATCATCTTGACGACGATTACCTCGACCCTTTCCCGGGCGGCGAGTAAATATAATTCGCGCGCCATGAGGGTACCGAGCCCTCTGCGCTGAAAGGGACGGGCTATGATAAGCCTTATCTCAGCCATGTGCTTTTTCCACTCCTGGGTCTCTAGCTCAAGTGATCCGTCGGCCACGATCTCTTCATTGAATATGGCAACCAGGCGCTTCACTTTTCCCGATCTCAATTCCTTGATGCGTTCCTCGACGGCTTCGGGACTCGTGACCTCTCTTCGGAGGTACCTTCGATCTTCTTCAGGGAGTGCCTGGAAAAAGGCCAGGGATCTTGCGAGGTCATCTTTCCTCATCGGGCGGATAGTGATGCTGGCACCATCCTTCAGCTGCAATATCTTCTTCATTGGAAATCCTCCTGATGAATAGTGGTCATCTGCTGAAAGATATGAAACTATGCACCTTCAA harbors:
- a CDS encoding GNAT family N-acetyltransferase, giving the protein MKKILQLKDGASITIRPMRKDDLARSLAFFQALPEEDRRYLRREVTSPEAVEERIKELRSGKVKRLVAIFNEEIVADGSLELETQEWKKHMAEIRLIIARPFQRRGLGTLMARELYLLAARERVEVIVVKMMGPQIAARGIFKRLGFSEDVILSEYVRDRGGSKQDLIVMRCNLKSLMKEMEDHLADTDWQRTR